The sequence below is a genomic window from Lolium perenne isolate Kyuss_39 chromosome 4, Kyuss_2.0, whole genome shotgun sequence.
CCAGCACGTAAGTCGAGCTTAGAGAACCAACAACTGCCATGTAGCTCATCCAACTGCTCGTCAATGACTGGTAAGGGGTACTTGCTTTTGATTGTAAGGGCATTTAAATGTCGATAATCAACACATGGGCGCCAAGACTGGTCCTTCTTCTTGACCATGATCAAAGGAGAAGCAAAACTACTGACACTTGGTCTGATAACTCCAGACTGCAACATTTCGGCTATTTGCTTCTCAATTTCATTTTTCAATTCTGGAGCATAACGGTATGGTCTGATCTGCACCGGTCTAGCTCCAGCAACTAAAGGAATGGAGTGAGTGACTGCCCTCTGAGGTGGCAAGCCATCGGGTGTAGTAAACACATCAGCAAACTGTTCAAGCAAGGCAGCAATCTCAACTGGTAATTGGACATTTGCTGATAATTGTTCGTCCAACAAGTGCAACTCCACAATAGTACAGGCGTATTCAGTTGGATGTTGGCCCTGTAAGCAAATCCAGGCCCCTTTGTGCTGAAATGCTAACCACTTTTGCTTCCAGTCCACTACTTGAGGACTATGACTAGAAAGCCAATCCATACCAACAATACCATCATAACATTGCAACGGCAATATCTTGAATGAAGTAGAGAATTCCTGCTTACTGCAAGTCCAAGTGCAATCAGGTATATAATGAGTGCATTGCAGTATGCCACCACCAGCCACCTTGACTCTCCTAGGATGAGGCAACGAAACAAGACCAGCAACAAGAGCTGCTAATTTCACACTGATGAAGGAATTACTGCTGCCAGAATCCAATAGGAACATAGCTTCTTTTCCTTGAACAGAACAGTGAAGTACAATGGATTGTTCTAGGGCCGCAGCTTTACTCTCATCTACAGATAATTGCATCAGCTCCATGTCATCAGCTGAATCGGTTTGAGCATAACTTGActcaggagatgaaagcatgcacTCCAACATTTCTTGCACCACGTGCAGTTGCACCATCGACTGACACCTATGCTCCTTAGAGTACTTCTCACCACATGTAAAACAAAGATTCGTTGCTCTTCTGTAACGTTTGAGAGCTGCCAATTTGTCTTCTGCGGACCTGGAAGGATCAGAAAGTCGACTGATATCAGGTTCACACTTCTCTTCAGGAATCCGTGACCTGGAACCAGTACTGAAAGAGAAACGGCGAGAAGGAAATGAGCTAGAATTATGAGCAGGTAAACTGTCTGATTGCACAGCCACTATTACGCGCACAGCTGGCTTCAGCCCATCTATGA
It includes:
- the LOC139830379 gene encoding uncharacterized protein: MENLSEKGRAIYSTVTAAAAAQQESHKLDVEALIVQSVNSAVDAAMARTVDAAIRSCVNKATADMRTYADGVESTLQQGLGALRAQLGLAAQADEPDPLSRTAAGDAETGPDGHRTNPTTRRQGVVASGLYVPPPARGTVEEYVRQFAELIDQLAAYEEKPDVLHYVTRFIDGLKPAVRVIVAVQSDSLPAHNSSSFPSRRFSFSTGSRSRIPEEKCEPDISRLSDPSRSAEDKLAALKRYRRATNLCFTCGEKYSKEHRCQSMVQLHVVQEMLECMLSSPESSYAQTDSADDMELMQLSVDESKAAALEQSIVLHCSVQGKEAMFLLDSGSSNSFISVKLAALVAGLVSLPHPRRVKVAGGGILQCTHYIPDCTWTCSKQEFSTSFKILPLQCYDGIVGMDWLSSHSPQVVDWKQKWLAFQHKGAWICLQGQHPTEYACTIVELHLLDEQLSANVQLPVEIAALLEQFADVFTTPDGLPPQRAVTHSIPLVAGARPVQIRPYRYAPELKNEIEKQIAEMLQSGVIRPSVSSFASPLIMVKKKDQSWRPCVDYRHLNALTIKSKYPLPVIDEQLDELHGSCWFSKLDLRAGYHQIRLTEGDEYKTAFHTHHGHYEFTVMAFGLTGAPATFQAEMNRTLAPLLRKCTLVFFDDILVYSKTYDEHLQHLKLVHSLLDTN